A portion of the Planctomycetota bacterium genome contains these proteins:
- a CDS encoding flagellar basal body P-ring protein FlgI — protein MVRALAYAAVGVVVAIAAGLSGCAPKTPKAIPTQEAITRDVHPLLRGTIGAEGQLRGVQPVLVSGFGLVVGLDGTGGDILPESVASTMQRQMSLMGVGGVDAFRGTALEGKTPAEVLRNPNTAVVIVQAAIPPGSPANSSFDVVVRAMNATSLEGGTLWTTELRLGDPAVFGAVQARPIATARGPIFINPFAEDRPSGADGVTRTAGRVLGGGSVTQPFSVELVLDSNSHARARAIVSAINSRFPKGPGDPGDTARGRAVSDAGGSVALRIPRRYRLEPGEFLELVMHLPIDGSFPEEQARRLVQGVQAEPALAEEVSWCLEAIGSRGLPFVRQLYEHPDLAPRMAGLRAGARLNDSLASEPLRDIARTGTGRVRTRAIELLGELDGGPRVDMALRDLLSEPALEVRVAAYEALVERASREQTARLAALLESNPDAPRISPTRLEVLGRARWARRNVQGIRREIVGESFILDIVPFGEPLVYVTQVGFPRIVVFGEDRAILRPSLVSASDDRLLITAEPGATSVRVRYVGSDGVSVRTGETPADIVSLVQFLATSPRDLSGTPGLGMTYSDVVGALAAMSAKGGVRAAFATQADKLKADLLAASTSQDMLERPDRPGDEPIVLHESPTAVRTEVPGSEPPPRIVPIVPPAKK, from the coding sequence ATGGTGCGAGCGCTCGCGTACGCGGCGGTGGGTGTGGTCGTGGCGATCGCCGCCGGCCTGTCCGGCTGCGCTCCCAAGACCCCCAAGGCGATCCCGACGCAGGAGGCGATCACGCGCGACGTGCACCCGCTGCTGCGCGGGACGATCGGCGCGGAGGGTCAGTTGCGGGGCGTGCAACCGGTGCTCGTCTCGGGGTTTGGGCTGGTCGTCGGGCTTGATGGCACGGGCGGGGACATCCTGCCCGAGAGCGTCGCCTCCACCATGCAGCGCCAGATGAGCCTCATGGGCGTCGGCGGCGTCGACGCGTTCCGCGGAACGGCCCTGGAAGGCAAAACACCCGCCGAGGTGCTGCGCAATCCGAACACCGCGGTGGTGATCGTGCAGGCGGCGATCCCGCCCGGCTCGCCCGCGAACTCGTCGTTCGACGTCGTCGTGCGCGCCATGAACGCCACGAGCCTCGAGGGCGGCACGCTCTGGACGACCGAACTGCGCCTGGGCGACCCGGCGGTGTTCGGCGCGGTGCAGGCCAGGCCCATCGCCACGGCGCGCGGGCCGATCTTCATCAATCCGTTCGCGGAAGATCGTCCGAGCGGGGCCGACGGCGTGACGCGGACGGCGGGACGCGTGCTCGGCGGGGGCTCGGTGACGCAGCCGTTCTCGGTGGAACTGGTGCTCGACAGCAACAGCCACGCGCGGGCGCGGGCGATCGTGTCGGCGATCAACAGCCGCTTCCCGAAGGGCCCGGGAGACCCCGGCGACACGGCGCGCGGGCGGGCGGTGTCGGACGCGGGGGGCAGCGTGGCGCTGCGGATCCCGCGCCGGTACCGCCTGGAGCCGGGCGAGTTTCTCGAACTGGTGATGCACCTGCCGATCGACGGGAGCTTCCCGGAGGAGCAGGCGAGGCGGCTGGTGCAGGGCGTGCAGGCCGAGCCGGCGCTGGCGGAAGAGGTGTCGTGGTGCCTGGAGGCGATCGGCAGCCGCGGGCTGCCGTTTGTGCGGCAGTTGTACGAGCACCCGGACCTGGCGCCGCGGATGGCTGGTCTGCGGGCCGGGGCGCGGCTGAACGATTCGCTGGCGTCCGAGCCGCTGCGTGACATCGCGCGGACGGGCACGGGGCGGGTACGGACGCGCGCGATCGAACTGCTGGGGGAGTTGGACGGCGGGCCGCGGGTGGACATGGCGCTGCGCGACCTGCTGTCAGAGCCTGCGCTCGAGGTTCGGGTGGCGGCGTACGAGGCGTTGGTCGAGCGTGCATCGCGCGAGCAGACGGCGCGCCTGGCGGCGTTGCTCGAGAGCAACCCCGACGCCCCGCGGATCTCGCCGACGCGCCTGGAAGTGCTGGGGCGGGCGCGGTGGGCGCGACGGAACGTGCAGGGCATCCGGCGGGAGATCGTGGGCGAGAGCTTCATCCTGGACATCGTGCCCTTCGGCGAGCCGCTCGTGTACGTCACGCAGGTGGGCTTCCCGCGGATCGTGGTGTTCGGCGAGGACCGCGCGATCCTGCGGCCTTCGCTGGTGTCGGCGTCGGACGACCGGCTGCTCATCACGGCCGAGCCCGGGGCGACCTCGGTGCGGGTGCGCTACGTGGGGTCGGACGGGGTGAGCGTGCGGACGGGCGAGACGCCGGCGGACATCGTGTCGCTGGTGCAGTTCCTCGCGACGTCGCCCCGAGACCTCAGCGGCACGCCCGGGCTGGGCATGACGTACAGCGACGTCGTCGGCGCGCTGGCCGCGATGTCGGCCAAGGGCGGGGTCCGAGCCGCGTTCGCGACGCAGGCGGACAAGCTGAAGGCCGACCTGCTCGCGGCGTCCACGTCGCAGGACATGCTCGAGCGCCCGGACCGCCCGGGGGACGAGCCGATCGTGCTGCACGAGTCGCCGACGGCGGTGCGGACGGAGGTGCCCGGGTCGGAGCCTCCGCCCCGGATCGTGCCGATCGTGCCCCCCGCGAAAAAGTGA
- the dcd gene encoding dCTP deaminase — translation MGVLCDSQIRERVRIEPFEAAVKRPGRISYGVSSYGYDVRVGNRFKIFTPTPRTGQITVVDPKAFTDDLMVEVDCGALGLDHVIIPPNSFALCETVEYIEVPRDVLVICLGKSTYARCGLIVNVTPLEPEWRGKVTLEISNTTPLPAKVYANEGVAQFVFLQAEQVCEKSYADKGGKYQDQGGLTLPKVD, via the coding sequence GTGGGCGTGCTCTGCGACAGCCAGATCCGAGAGCGAGTGCGGATCGAGCCCTTCGAGGCCGCGGTGAAGCGCCCGGGGCGCATCTCCTACGGCGTGTCGTCGTACGGGTACGACGTCCGCGTGGGCAACCGCTTCAAGATCTTCACCCCCACGCCCCGCACCGGGCAGATCACCGTCGTGGACCCCAAGGCCTTCACCGACGACCTGATGGTCGAGGTCGATTGCGGCGCGCTCGGGCTCGACCACGTGATCATCCCGCCCAACTCCTTCGCGCTGTGCGAGACGGTGGAGTACATCGAGGTTCCGCGCGACGTGCTGGTGATCTGCCTGGGCAAGAGCACCTACGCCCGCTGCGGGCTCATCGTGAACGTCACGCCGCTCGAGCCCGAGTGGCGCGGCAAGGTCACGCTGGAAATCTCCAACACCACGCCCCTGCCGGCCAAGGTCTACGCGAACGAGGGCGTCGCGCAGTTCGTGTTCCTGCAGGCCGAGCAGGTGTGCGAGAAGAGCTACGCCGACAAGGGTGGGAAGTACCAGGACCAGGGTGGATTGACGTTGCCGAAAGTGGATTGA
- a CDS encoding four helix bundle protein produces the protein MSAIRSHRDLRAWQFAYALGLRVVRATRTFPKHEMFALSLQLRRSSVSVPSNIAEGFGRGSRADYLRFLKIARGSLFEVDTQLRFALDLGYLKPAGHESLHTDWNEVSKVLAGLIKRIESNA, from the coding sequence ATGAGTGCGATCAGATCACACCGAGACTTGCGGGCATGGCAGTTCGCGTACGCCCTGGGTTTGCGGGTGGTGCGAGCGACCCGCACATTTCCGAAGCACGAGATGTTCGCGCTCTCGCTGCAACTGCGAAGGTCTTCGGTATCCGTTCCGTCCAACATCGCGGAGGGCTTCGGACGAGGCAGCCGCGCCGACTACCTGAGGTTTCTCAAGATCGCGCGGGGCAGCTTGTTCGAGGTCGACACGCAACTGAGATTTGCGCTGGACTTGGGATATCTGAAGCCCGCCGGACACGAGAGCCTGCACACCGATTGGAATGAGGTCAGCAAGGTGCTCGCAGGTTTGATCAAGCGTATCGAATCGAATGCCTAA
- a CDS encoding adenosylcobalamin-dependent ribonucleoside-diphosphate reductase: protein MKISRKFTKAGSDPFASVAWVKRSSRITNPDGSVVFEMKDAEVPETWSQLATDIMVSKYFRKAGVPQGGGPNGIASPGAAKGDATLGPEKSAKQVIHRLAGCWRHWGETHGYFDSKADAQAFYDELAYMMVHQMCAPNSPQWFNTGLNWAYAINGPAQGHWIVEPPSSKGGVAEPRLADDAYTHPQPHACFIQSVSDDLVNEGGIMDLWVREARLFKYGSGTGTNFSNLRGDGEKLSGGGRSSGLMSWLRIGDRAASAIKSGGTTRRAAKMVCLDMDHPDIEDFVNWKVREEIKVQAMVEGLALLKKHDPDLARQCDDFKLKLDYDFNGEAYQTVSGQNSNNSVRIPDAFFEALDADAEWKTFSRTSGKVAKVLRARDLWAKIGYAAWRCADPGVQFDTTINAWHTCPGAGRINASNPCSEYMFLDNTACNLASLNVLKFYDSTARTFDVERFEHATDIWTVVLEISVLMAAFPSREIAELSYKYRTLGLGYANLGAMLMQAGIPYDSETGRAVCACLTAILTGRSYRMSAELARQMGPFPGYAPERETMLRVIRNHRRAAHGVARDSAEWEGLHPATRPVPIDHTLVRAGGVPIANAGALLDRAVAAWDDALTLGEKHGYRNAQTTVIAPTGTIGLLMDCDTTGVEPDFALVKFKKLAGGGYFKIANESVRPALKALGYSDTHVREIMAYLLGELSLEVPVPGRSPAQTLGGMLKARGVSDADLKAISDQLPGVFELSFAFAGWAVPAGALAACGVSPAEAASPSFNLLSHLGLTREQIESLNTVICGTSTLEGAPHLKAAHVPVFDCANKCGKLGRRFIAPEGHIRMMAAAQPFISGAISKTINLPNDASVDDITACYRLSWELGLKANALYRDGCKLSQPLSATADEAKKESGAENPAGKEPAQKEPAPVPAAEKTSAPPAPAAIERAAPVRAVRRRLPDTRSSITHKFNIAGHEGYLTVGLYEDGQPGELFITMSKEGSTIGGLMDSLGTATSVALQYGVPVSSLVSKFSHQRFEPAGMTENVDIPFAKSLVDYIFRWMGMQFVPGYRETHAPQRTRHDATPHGVPVALPGVAPGGIEPARPARGVISESVEQHTEVKVVVTGRDGASMSASAMLSDYMDRVSDAPACDVCGNVTVRSGTCYKCLNCGNSMGCS from the coding sequence ATGAAGATCTCCCGCAAGTTCACCAAGGCCGGCTCCGACCCCTTCGCCTCCGTCGCGTGGGTGAAGCGGTCGAGCCGCATCACCAACCCCGACGGCTCGGTCGTCTTCGAGATGAAGGACGCCGAGGTGCCCGAGACCTGGTCGCAGCTCGCGACCGACATCATGGTCTCGAAGTACTTCCGCAAGGCCGGCGTGCCTCAGGGGGGCGGGCCCAACGGCATCGCCAGCCCGGGCGCCGCCAAGGGTGACGCGACGCTCGGCCCCGAGAAGTCCGCCAAGCAGGTGATCCACCGCCTGGCCGGCTGCTGGCGCCACTGGGGCGAGACGCACGGGTACTTTGATTCCAAGGCCGACGCGCAGGCGTTCTACGACGAACTCGCGTACATGATGGTGCACCAGATGTGCGCGCCCAACAGCCCGCAGTGGTTCAACACCGGGCTGAACTGGGCGTACGCCATCAACGGCCCGGCGCAGGGGCATTGGATCGTCGAGCCCCCTTCTTCGAAAGGCGGGGTTGCTGAGCCGCGCCTCGCCGACGACGCGTACACGCACCCGCAGCCCCACGCCTGCTTCATCCAGAGCGTCTCTGACGATCTGGTGAACGAGGGCGGCATCATGGACCTCTGGGTGCGCGAGGCGCGCCTGTTCAAGTACGGCTCTGGCACGGGCACCAACTTCAGCAACCTCCGGGGCGACGGCGAGAAGCTCTCCGGCGGCGGGCGCTCCAGCGGGCTCATGTCGTGGCTGCGCATCGGCGACCGGGCGGCGAGCGCGATCAAGAGCGGCGGCACCACCCGCCGCGCCGCCAAGATGGTCTGCCTCGACATGGACCACCCCGACATCGAGGACTTCGTGAACTGGAAGGTGCGCGAGGAGATCAAGGTGCAGGCGATGGTGGAGGGGCTGGCGCTGCTGAAGAAGCACGACCCGGACCTCGCCCGCCAGTGCGACGACTTCAAGTTGAAGCTCGACTACGACTTCAACGGCGAGGCGTACCAGACCGTCAGCGGGCAGAACAGCAACAACTCCGTGCGCATCCCCGACGCGTTCTTCGAGGCCCTCGACGCCGACGCGGAGTGGAAGACGTTCTCGCGCACGAGCGGCAAGGTGGCGAAGGTGCTCCGCGCCCGCGACCTGTGGGCGAAGATCGGCTACGCCGCGTGGCGCTGCGCCGATCCGGGCGTGCAGTTCGACACGACCATCAACGCGTGGCACACGTGCCCGGGCGCGGGGCGCATCAACGCGAGCAACCCCTGCTCGGAGTACATGTTCCTCGACAACACCGCGTGCAACCTGGCGTCGCTGAACGTGCTGAAGTTCTACGACTCCACGGCACGCACCTTCGACGTCGAGCGGTTCGAGCACGCGACGGACATCTGGACGGTCGTGCTGGAGATCAGCGTGCTGATGGCGGCGTTCCCCAGCCGCGAGATCGCCGAGTTGTCGTACAAGTACCGCACGCTGGGCCTGGGGTACGCGAACCTGGGCGCGATGCTGATGCAGGCCGGCATCCCGTACGACAGCGAGACCGGGCGGGCCGTGTGCGCGTGCCTCACCGCGATCCTCACCGGGCGCTCGTACCGCATGTCGGCCGAGCTCGCCCGGCAGATGGGGCCCTTCCCCGGCTACGCCCCCGAGCGCGAGACCATGCTCCGCGTGATCCGCAACCACCGGCGGGCGGCCCACGGCGTGGCGCGCGACAGCGCCGAGTGGGAAGGCCTCCACCCGGCCACCCGCCCCGTGCCCATCGACCACACCCTCGTCCGCGCCGGGGGCGTGCCGATCGCCAACGCCGGTGCCCTGCTCGACCGCGCCGTCGCCGCGTGGGACGACGCGCTCACGCTCGGCGAGAAGCACGGCTACCGCAACGCGCAGACCACCGTCATCGCGCCCACCGGCACCATCGGCCTGCTCATGGACTGCGACACCACCGGCGTCGAGCCCGACTTCGCCCTCGTCAAGTTCAAGAAGCTCGCCGGAGGCGGGTACTTCAAGATCGCCAACGAGAGCGTCCGCCCGGCCCTCAAGGCCCTCGGCTACTCCGACACGCACGTGCGCGAGATCATGGCGTACCTGCTCGGCGAACTCTCGCTCGAGGTTCCCGTGCCGGGGCGCTCGCCCGCGCAGACCCTCGGGGGCATGCTCAAGGCGCGCGGCGTGTCGGACGCCGACCTCAAGGCCATCTCCGACCAACTGCCGGGCGTGTTCGAGCTCTCGTTCGCGTTCGCCGGGTGGGCGGTGCCCGCGGGGGCGCTGGCGGCGTGCGGGGTCTCGCCCGCCGAGGCCGCCAGCCCGTCGTTCAACCTGCTCTCGCACCTGGGGCTGACGCGCGAGCAGATCGAGTCGCTGAACACGGTGATCTGCGGCACGTCGACGCTCGAGGGTGCGCCGCACCTGAAGGCGGCGCACGTCCCGGTGTTCGACTGCGCGAACAAGTGCGGGAAGCTGGGGCGCCGGTTCATCGCGCCCGAGGGGCACATCCGCATGATGGCCGCGGCCCAGCCGTTCATCAGCGGGGCCATCAGCAAGACGATCAACCTGCCCAACGACGCGAGCGTCGACGACATCACGGCGTGCTACCGGCTGTCGTGGGAACTGGGCCTCAAGGCCAACGCGCTGTACCGCGACGGGTGCAAGCTCAGCCAGCCGCTCTCCGCCACGGCCGACGAGGCGAAGAAGGAATCCGGCGCGGAGAACCCCGCGGGAAAAGAGCCCGCGCAGAAGGAACCCGCCCCGGTCCCGGCGGCGGAGAAGACCTCGGCCCCGCCTGCGCCTGCGGCGATTGAGCGCGCGGCGCCCGTCCGGGCCGTGCGCCGGCGCCTGCCCGATACCCGCAGCAGCATCACGCACAAGTTCAACATCGCCGGGCACGAGGGGTACCTGACGGTGGGGCTCTACGAGGACGGGCAGCCGGGCGAGTTGTTCATCACGATGAGCAAGGAAGGCTCGACCATCGGCGGGCTGATGGACTCGCTGGGCACCGCGACGAGCGTCGCGCTGCAGTACGGCGTGCCGGTGTCGAGCCTGGTGTCGAAGTTCAGCCACCAGCGGTTCGAGCCCGCGGGCATGACGGAGAACGTCGACATCCCCTTCGCCAAGAGCCTGGTGGACTACATCTTCCGGTGGATGGGCATGCAGTTCGTGCCCGGGTATCGCGAGACGCACGCGCCGCAGCGCACGCGCCACGACGCGACCCCGCACGGCGTGCCGGTCGCGCTCCCGGGCGTCGCCCCGGGCGGGATCGAGCCGGCCCGCCCGGCCCGCGGGGTGATCTCCGAGAGCGTCGAGCAGCACACGGAAGTGAAGGTGGTGGTGACGGGGCGCGACGGCGCGAGCATGTCCGCGTCGGCGATGCTGTCGGACTACATGGACCGCGTGAGCGACGCGCCCGCGTGCGACGTGTGCGGGAACGTCACGGTGCGCAGCGGCACGTGCTACAAGTGCCTCAACTGCGGGAACAGCATGGGGTGCAGCTAA
- a CDS encoding flavin reductase family protein — protein MHLDPAALAAEDRYKLLIGAIVPRPIALVATISPDGRTNLAPFSFFAGVGSNPMTLLVCPANNADGSEKDTLRNAKPASEGGTGEFVANIVSHAWARRMAACAEPLPYGDSEFDLSGLTPAPSRRVAPPRVAESVVSFECVTRQIIRTNPGAPAGGNVLLGEVVQVHVRDDAINERHHLDPGIIDAIGRMGGFNYCTTRERFAMPPGRAALESPTP, from the coding sequence ATGCACCTCGATCCCGCGGCGCTCGCGGCCGAAGACCGCTACAAGCTCCTCATCGGCGCCATCGTGCCGCGCCCGATCGCCCTGGTCGCGACGATCTCGCCCGATGGACGCACCAACCTCGCGCCCTTCTCCTTCTTCGCCGGCGTCGGCTCGAACCCGATGACCCTGCTCGTCTGCCCGGCCAACAACGCCGACGGCTCGGAGAAGGACACCCTGCGCAACGCCAAGCCCGCGAGCGAGGGCGGCACCGGCGAGTTTGTCGCAAACATCGTCTCGCACGCGTGGGCCCGGCGCATGGCCGCGTGCGCCGAGCCCCTGCCCTACGGCGACAGCGAGTTCGACCTCTCCGGGCTCACGCCGGCTCCGAGCCGGCGCGTCGCGCCGCCCCGCGTGGCCGAATCTGTCGTTTCGTTCGAGTGCGTCACGCGCCAGATCATCCGCACGAACCCCGGCGCGCCCGCGGGCGGGAACGTCCTGCTCGGCGAGGTCGTGCAGGTGCACGTGCGCGACGACGCCATCAACGAGCGGCACCACCTCGACCCGGGCATCATCGACGCCATCGGACGCATGGGCGGGTTCAACTACTGCACGACGCGCGAGCGGTTCGCGATGCCGCCGGGCCGGGCGGCGTTGGAATCGCCGACGCCCTGA
- the mdh gene encoding malate dehydrogenase, which translates to MRRAKISVIGAGNIGGECARSIAMKELGDVVLVDIPNKDKPELHMPRGKALDLACCGPVENFDAKITGTFEYADIAGSDVVIVTAGVPRKPGQSRDDLVAINAGIVKNVAQQIKQHAPNAIVIVVSNPLDAMVYVMWKVTGFPASRVLGQAGALDVARYKAFLAMELGVSVEDIQGLLLGGHGDDMVPLPRLTSVNGIPVSDLLPAEKIQACVERAKVGGGEVVKLMGTSAWYAPSAGTIEMVEAIVRDKKRVIPCAAYCEREFGVAAMNGGKGLFVGVPCVLGAKGVEKVLTFSMNETEQKSMHESISHVKDLIGATVKLFPDLA; encoded by the coding sequence ATGCGTCGGGCGAAGATCAGCGTGATCGGGGCGGGGAACATCGGTGGCGAGTGCGCGCGGTCGATCGCGATGAAGGAACTGGGTGATGTCGTGCTGGTCGACATCCCGAACAAGGACAAGCCCGAACTGCACATGCCGCGGGGCAAGGCGCTGGACCTGGCGTGCTGCGGTCCGGTGGAGAACTTTGACGCGAAGATCACGGGGACGTTCGAGTACGCGGACATCGCGGGGTCGGACGTGGTGATCGTGACGGCGGGCGTGCCGCGCAAGCCCGGGCAGAGCCGCGATGACCTGGTGGCGATCAACGCGGGGATCGTGAAGAACGTGGCGCAGCAGATCAAGCAGCACGCGCCCAACGCGATCGTGATCGTGGTGAGCAACCCGCTGGACGCGATGGTGTACGTGATGTGGAAGGTGACGGGGTTCCCGGCGTCGCGGGTGCTGGGGCAGGCGGGCGCGCTGGACGTGGCGCGGTACAAGGCGTTCCTGGCGATGGAGCTGGGCGTGAGCGTCGAGGACATCCAGGGGCTGCTGCTGGGCGGGCACGGCGACGACATGGTCCCGCTGCCGCGCCTGACGAGCGTGAACGGGATTCCCGTGAGCGACCTGCTGCCGGCGGAGAAGATCCAGGCGTGCGTGGAGCGCGCGAAGGTCGGCGGCGGCGAGGTGGTGAAGCTGATGGGCACGAGCGCGTGGTACGCGCCCAGCGCCGGGACGATCGAGATGGTCGAGGCGATCGTGCGCGACAAGAAGCGCGTGATCCCGTGCGCGGCGTACTGCGAGCGGGAGTTCGGCGTCGCGGCGATGAACGGGGGCAAGGGCCTGTTCGTCGGCGTGCCGTGCGTGCTGGGGGCCAAGGGCGTAGAGAAGGTGCTGACGTTCTCGATGAACGAGACGGAGCAGAAGTCGATGCACGAGTCGATCAGCCATGTGAAGGACCTGATCGGCGCGACGGTGAAGCTCTTCCCCGACCTGGCGTAG